In one Lysobacter alkalisoli genomic region, the following are encoded:
- a CDS encoding efflux transporter outer membrane subunit: protein MPEFNAAITRARPLVANLFTASLLASALAACAVGPDHVRPILPVPDSFGAAVDATAGADAAVDVRPTPDANAPFWDDFDDPVLSRLVDEALVANHDLRIALANYDRANALLRGSKFDRWPTITASGTAAESRSSADQMPGVPRGDRDVESYEAGVNASWELDVFGRVRRSVESSRAEAAATAADLQALQVAIVGEVVGGYVELRGLQARLQVARENADNQRDTLRLVDARLQAGRGTEFDTARARAQLEGTLARVPALEAAEAVSMHRLAVLTGRTPETLLSELSKAQPLPALPERFDPGTPGELLRRRPDVLAAEQRLHAATARIGVATADLFPRFTLAGLIGSQAIDTSALFERASETRLVALGIDWSFLDIGRVRARIAAADATAEGELARYQQTVLRALEDTSNALVRYARAREEDAHLARAAEDSARAAGLARVRYEAGATDLFEVLDAERSQLQAQDALADARTRSVNGAVGVYRALAGGWPSRQPLREGIAGRD from the coding sequence ATGCCTGAGTTCAATGCAGCAATCACGCGGGCCCGGCCGCTCGTAGCGAACCTGTTCACCGCGAGCCTGCTGGCCAGCGCCCTGGCCGCCTGTGCGGTCGGCCCCGACCACGTGAGGCCGATCCTGCCAGTGCCGGACAGCTTCGGCGCGGCTGTTGATGCCACTGCCGGTGCCGACGCGGCCGTCGACGTACGGCCGACTCCGGACGCCAACGCCCCGTTCTGGGACGACTTCGACGATCCGGTCCTGAGTCGCCTGGTCGACGAGGCGCTGGTCGCCAACCACGACCTGCGCATCGCGCTGGCCAACTACGACCGGGCCAACGCGCTGCTGCGCGGGTCGAAGTTCGACCGTTGGCCGACCATCACCGCCAGCGGCACGGCCGCCGAATCGCGCAGCAGCGCCGACCAGATGCCGGGCGTGCCGCGCGGCGATCGCGACGTCGAGTCGTACGAGGCGGGCGTCAATGCCAGCTGGGAGCTGGACGTGTTCGGCCGGGTCCGGCGCAGCGTCGAATCCAGCCGCGCCGAAGCCGCCGCTACAGCGGCCGACCTGCAGGCATTGCAGGTCGCGATCGTCGGCGAGGTCGTCGGCGGTTATGTCGAGCTGCGCGGTCTGCAGGCGCGTCTGCAGGTGGCGCGCGAGAATGCCGACAACCAGCGCGACACCCTGCGACTGGTCGATGCGCGGCTGCAGGCCGGGCGCGGCACCGAGTTCGACACCGCCCGCGCCCGCGCGCAGCTGGAAGGCACGCTGGCCCGGGTCCCGGCGCTTGAGGCGGCCGAGGCGGTCAGCATGCACCGGCTGGCCGTGCTGACCGGGCGCACTCCGGAAACATTGCTGTCGGAACTGTCGAAGGCACAGCCGTTGCCGGCATTGCCGGAGCGCTTCGACCCGGGCACGCCCGGCGAGCTGTTGCGACGCCGGCCCGACGTGCTCGCTGCCGAACAGCGCCTGCACGCGGCGACCGCGCGGATCGGCGTCGCTACCGCCGACCTGTTCCCGCGCTTCACCCTCGCCGGGCTGATCGGCAGCCAGGCGATCGACACCAGCGCCCTGTTCGAACGCGCCAGCGAGACCCGTCTGGTCGCGCTCGGCATCGACTGGTCGTTCCTCGACATCGGCCGGGTGCGTGCCCGCATCGCCGCCGCCGATGCCACGGCCGAAGGCGAGCTCGCGCGCTACCAGCAGACCGTGCTGCGCGCGCTGGAGGACACCAGCAACGCACTGGTCCGCTACGCCCGTGCCCGCGAAGAGGATGCCCACCTGGCCCGGGCCGCCGAAGACAGCGCGCGCGCCGCCGGACTGGCGCGGGTGCGCTACGAGGCCGGTGCCACCGATCTGTTCGAGGTCCTCGATGCCGAGCGCAGCCAGCTGCAGGCACAGGACGCGCTGGCCGACGCCCGCACCCGCAGCGTCAATGGCGCGGTCGGCGTGTACCGAGCGCTGGCCGGCGGCTGGCCGTCCCGGCAACCGTTGCGTGAGGGCATCGCCGGACGCGACTGA
- a CDS encoding AraC family transcriptional regulator: MTGRAAPWLRHAAGGQQRIEAHLSGFQFAPHRHDTYAVALTLEGVQCFDYRGTARHSLPGGVVVIHPDERHDGRPGTSDGFRYRSIHIEPARIQRMLGGSGLPFIAGGTSTDPRLIGPVRALLADYRRPLDELELDDALYDLSTSLDALSMPRRRTRPIDHCAAERARGYMLEHWSSDVSLACLERASGRDRWKLSRDFRALFGTSPYRYLLMRRLERARDMLADGHGPAEVAAACCFADQSHLTRHFRNAFGVTPGKWARPA, encoded by the coding sequence GTGACGGGCCGGGCGGCCCCGTGGTTGCGGCATGCGGCGGGTGGGCAGCAGCGCATCGAGGCCCATCTTTCGGGATTCCAGTTCGCGCCCCATCGCCACGACACCTATGCCGTGGCGCTGACCCTGGAGGGCGTGCAGTGCTTCGACTACCGCGGCACCGCGCGCCATTCGCTTCCGGGTGGCGTGGTCGTGATCCACCCGGACGAGCGCCACGATGGCCGGCCCGGCACCAGCGACGGCTTCCGTTATCGCTCCATCCACATCGAGCCTGCCCGGATCCAGCGGATGCTCGGTGGCAGCGGGCTTCCGTTCATCGCCGGGGGCACTTCGACCGATCCGCGCCTGATCGGCCCGGTACGGGCGCTGCTGGCAGACTACCGGCGACCGCTCGACGAGCTGGAACTCGACGACGCGCTGTACGACCTCTCCACTTCGCTCGACGCGCTGTCGATGCCGCGACGCCGGACCAGGCCCATCGACCACTGCGCCGCCGAGCGGGCACGCGGATACATGCTCGAGCACTGGAGCAGCGACGTGTCCCTGGCCTGTCTCGAAAGGGCGAGCGGGCGCGACCGCTGGAAGCTGTCGCGGGACTTCCGCGCGCTGTTCGGCACCAGTCCCTACCGCTACCTGCTCATGCGCAGGCTCGAACGCGCGCGGGACATGCTGGCCGACGGCCACGGGCCGGCCGAGGTCGCTGCGGCCTGTTGCTTCGCGGACCAGAGCCATCTCACCCGCCACTTCCGCAACGCCTTCGGGGTCACACCGGGGAAGTGGGCGCGTCCTGCCTGA
- a CDS encoding CPBP family intramembrane glutamic endopeptidase, protein MTDKPFSPAAIAGRHPVLVFIVLAFAITWSVWFCVPWIAGPDWALGKIVTGLAFGPALAVILMDRWRGTGATLGNRTWWMRFFPVFAIVATIDVSILLTGDATTAAAFAVAQPPGLSPLGIASALAAAAVAGFIVASLAGSRSPQLSSVFRWRVPLRWWLAALFLPAAWMLLGVLIAWLTGSPIESASGGLPLSVWGLFVLRSILFTLLVVAVGEEAGWRGWMLPELQKRMSPLASTVLIGIVWGLWHYPLFVNGQYPEDPQMVFAKVGVCVLLGILFTWLYNRSGGNLLLAVVLHTALNNTVRVVPFTEHAGLGMIALLLALVFIDRMWRRRGQGPIGSSLTEPSDIEPSRPG, encoded by the coding sequence ATGACAGACAAGCCCTTCTCGCCCGCAGCGATCGCCGGGCGGCATCCGGTCCTCGTGTTCATCGTCCTCGCCTTCGCCATCACCTGGTCGGTGTGGTTCTGCGTGCCGTGGATCGCCGGACCAGACTGGGCCCTCGGCAAGATCGTCACCGGCCTGGCCTTCGGGCCTGCGCTGGCCGTGATCCTCATGGATCGCTGGCGCGGCACCGGCGCCACCCTGGGCAACAGGACCTGGTGGATGCGCTTCTTCCCGGTGTTCGCGATCGTCGCCACCATCGATGTCTCCATCCTGCTGACCGGCGACGCCACCACCGCGGCCGCGTTCGCCGTCGCGCAGCCGCCGGGCCTGTCGCCGCTGGGCATCGCCAGCGCGCTGGCCGCCGCCGCGGTGGCCGGTTTCATCGTGGCCTCGCTTGCGGGCAGCCGGTCGCCGCAGCTGTCGTCCGTGTTCCGCTGGCGCGTTCCGTTGCGCTGGTGGCTGGCGGCGCTGTTCCTTCCGGCCGCCTGGATGTTGCTGGGCGTGCTGATCGCATGGCTGACCGGCTCGCCGATCGAGTCCGCCAGCGGGGGATTGCCGCTGTCGGTGTGGGGCCTGTTCGTGCTGCGCTCGATCCTGTTCACCCTGCTGGTCGTCGCGGTCGGCGAGGAAGCGGGCTGGCGCGGCTGGATGCTGCCGGAGCTGCAGAAACGCATGAGTCCGCTGGCGAGTACCGTATTGATCGGGATCGTGTGGGGGCTCTGGCACTACCCGCTGTTCGTCAACGGCCAGTATCCCGAAGACCCGCAGATGGTGTTCGCCAAAGTGGGCGTGTGCGTGCTGCTCGGCATCCTGTTCACCTGGCTCTACAACCGCAGCGGCGGCAACCTGCTGCTGGCGGTGGTCCTGCACACGGCATTGAACAACACGGTGCGCGTGGTTCCGTTCACCGAGCATGCCGGGCTCGGCATGATTGCCCTGCTGCTGGCGTTGGTGTTCATCGACCGGATGTGGCGTCGACGCGGACAGGGCCCGATCGGGAGCAGCCTGACCGAACCCTCGGACATCGAACCTTCCCGTCCAGGCTGA
- a CDS encoding sensor domain-containing diguanylate cyclase translates to MRIVLALLLAFAAVGSVLPACAQAQPAPVLKVELLLTEQALAMPPARAPVQQRALAEGDAPARILLPRREAGYWLRLTSTGSLEPGSRQVLVLRGAQNLGVVTFHPPSAPPVTVGQGVHGESALLRRGWQLPLPNGWPAAAVAYLHVEGHAGQAVRIGFTHADELILRERADARLATAAVTVLVLVAIFMFGLWLALRDLLYLSFAAYLACASAYSLLLSGDAAEIRALAWMATDSMLARHAFGTLAITLQLVFAARFLELGRLLPRASRTISAMVWLFFGLLAVLLVGREHVIGWYPRVVQMLLLVLMPVGIVVAILAWRKGAAHAGYFLLGWTPLLAVVALMSGHQLGLVDAPWVERVLPLCAVLQSGVLALALGQHAANRHRITLLARQSNERDTITGALNRQALERMLAAWSQMGHLGSSGYAVLLIDLDNFKEVNNRHGYVVGDTVMQHVYTRLHGLVRPDDTVARMESDLFAVVSECSRGDGERLAQRVVDGFQQRPFTIDGQDIAVSVSIGLAMSRRGEDVDALLRRAGEALAGVRIAGPGSIGVSSGPESGGSRRRPGVAAG, encoded by the coding sequence ATGCGGATCGTGCTGGCCCTGCTGCTGGCGTTCGCCGCCGTCGGCAGCGTATTGCCGGCTTGTGCGCAGGCGCAGCCGGCGCCGGTATTGAAGGTCGAGCTGCTGCTGACCGAGCAGGCGCTCGCGATGCCGCCAGCGCGTGCGCCGGTGCAGCAGCGTGCGCTTGCGGAGGGCGATGCGCCGGCACGGATCCTGTTGCCCCGGCGCGAGGCCGGCTACTGGCTGCGACTCACGAGCACCGGATCGCTCGAGCCCGGTTCGCGGCAGGTTCTGGTGCTGCGCGGCGCGCAGAACCTCGGTGTGGTGACCTTTCACCCGCCGTCGGCGCCGCCGGTGACGGTCGGGCAGGGCGTCCACGGCGAATCGGCGCTGTTGCGGCGCGGCTGGCAGTTGCCCCTGCCCAATGGCTGGCCCGCTGCCGCAGTGGCCTACTTGCATGTGGAAGGACATGCCGGCCAGGCTGTGCGGATCGGCTTCACCCACGCCGATGAGCTGATCCTGCGCGAACGTGCCGACGCCCGTCTCGCCACCGCCGCGGTCACCGTGCTGGTGCTGGTCGCGATCTTCATGTTCGGACTGTGGCTGGCGTTGCGCGACCTGCTCTACCTCAGTTTCGCCGCCTATCTGGCCTGCGCCTCGGCGTACTCGCTGCTGCTGTCCGGCGACGCCGCCGAGATACGCGCCCTGGCCTGGATGGCGACGGACAGCATGCTCGCGCGGCACGCTTTCGGGACCCTGGCGATCACCCTGCAACTGGTTTTCGCCGCGCGTTTCCTCGAGCTCGGCCGGCTGCTGCCGCGCGCATCCCGGACGATCAGCGCCATGGTCTGGCTGTTCTTCGGCCTGTTGGCCGTGCTGTTGGTCGGGCGCGAGCACGTGATCGGCTGGTATCCGCGCGTGGTACAGATGCTGCTACTGGTGTTGATGCCGGTAGGCATCGTCGTGGCGATCCTGGCCTGGCGCAAGGGCGCGGCCCATGCCGGCTATTTCCTGCTCGGATGGACGCCGCTGCTGGCGGTCGTCGCGCTGATGTCCGGACACCAGCTCGGCCTGGTCGACGCGCCGTGGGTCGAGCGCGTGCTGCCGTTGTGTGCGGTGCTGCAATCCGGGGTGTTGGCGCTGGCACTGGGCCAGCACGCCGCCAACCGTCATCGCATCACCCTGCTGGCACGGCAGTCGAACGAACGCGACACGATCACCGGTGCGCTCAATCGCCAGGCTCTCGAACGCATGCTGGCGGCGTGGAGCCAGATGGGCCACCTCGGCAGCAGTGGGTACGCGGTGCTGCTGATCGACCTCGACAACTTCAAGGAGGTCAACAACCGCCACGGCTACGTGGTCGGCGATACCGTGATGCAGCACGTGTACACGCGCCTGCACGGGCTTGTGCGACCGGACGATACCGTGGCACGGATGGAGTCGGACCTGTTCGCGGTGGTCAGCGAATGCAGTCGCGGCGATGGCGAACGGCTGGCCCAGCGCGTGGTCGACGGTTTCCAGCAGCGGCCGTTCACCATCGACGGCCAGGACATCGCGGTCAGCGTCAGCATCGGCCTGGCGATGTCGCGCCGCGGCGAGGACGTGGATGCGCTGCTGCGCCGCGCCGGCGAGGCGCTGGCCGGAGTACGGATCGCCGGCCCCGGCAGCATCGGCGTTTCCTCCGGGCCGGAATCGGGCGGATCGAGGCGGCGGCCGGGTGTGGCGGCCGGATAG
- the folE gene encoding GTP cyclohydrolase I FolE produces MADPSKPSREEAEAAVRTLLRWAGDDPDREGLLDTPTRVAKAYRDWFSGYSEDPADYLKRTFEEVEGYDEMIVLRDIEFESHCEHHMAPIIGKAHVGYLPDGKVVGISKLARVVETYARRLQVQEKMTAQIAQVIQDVLQPRGVGVVVIGAHECMTTRGVHKRGVSMITSTMLGSFREDARTRAEFLRFIEASPGR; encoded by the coding sequence ATGGCCGATCCAAGCAAGCCGTCCCGAGAGGAGGCCGAAGCCGCCGTCCGCACCCTGCTGCGCTGGGCCGGCGACGATCCCGATCGTGAGGGCCTGCTCGATACGCCCACGCGGGTGGCCAAGGCCTATCGCGACTGGTTCAGCGGCTACAGCGAGGACCCGGCCGACTACCTCAAGCGCACCTTCGAGGAGGTCGAGGGCTACGACGAGATGATCGTGCTGCGCGACATCGAGTTCGAGAGCCACTGCGAGCACCACATGGCGCCGATCATCGGCAAGGCTCACGTCGGCTATCTGCCCGACGGCAAGGTGGTCGGGATCAGCAAGCTCGCGCGCGTTGTCGAGACCTACGCGCGACGGCTGCAGGTGCAGGAGAAGATGACCGCGCAGATCGCGCAGGTGATCCAGGACGTGCTGCAGCCGCGCGGGGTCGGCGTGGTGGTGATCGGCGCGCACGAATGCATGACCACCCGCGGGGTGCACAAGCGCGGGGTCAGCATGATCACCTCGACCATGCTCGGCAGCTTCCGCGAGGACGCCCGCACCCGCGCCGAATTCCTGCGCTTCATCGAGGCCAGCCCGGGGCGGTGA
- a CDS encoding aminotransferase class V-fold PLP-dependent enzyme has protein sequence MPSDLDDIALAALFATPPGTLYLNAASHGPRLRSVQAAAETAVAAGIAPWRLGEEEWIASIEHVRTLVAGFFDGDADAVAMVPSAGYGLSLAARNLPLSRDEAVLVLAGQFPSNLLPWQQRCAETGARMVHVQRGYEHSSHAHDWTNAVLAALDDDPGIRILALPHAYWHDGTLLDLDRIAACAHARGAALVLDLSQSLGALPTAIERWRPAFVISVGHKWMLGSYGLAYLWASPHWREHGEPLEQTWFAREHDAAMASPLRPPRYRPGARRFDAGGIAHAEKLAMAAAALEQLHAWGIENLRDALQARTAAFDTVLREHGLDDWITPNHAPHLLGLRPPAERLDAVAKALTEAGAVFTRRHGQLRIAPHLQVTVAQMREVGGVVVGSVQQS, from the coding sequence ATGCCTTCCGATCTGGACGACATCGCACTGGCCGCGCTGTTCGCGACCCCGCCCGGCACGCTGTACCTGAATGCCGCCTCACATGGTCCGCGCCTGCGCAGCGTGCAGGCCGCGGCCGAGACGGCAGTGGCGGCCGGCATCGCGCCGTGGCGGCTTGGCGAGGAAGAATGGATCGCCTCGATCGAGCATGTACGTACACTCGTTGCAGGTTTCTTCGACGGCGATGCCGACGCGGTCGCGATGGTGCCGTCGGCCGGCTACGGATTGTCGCTGGCCGCGCGCAACCTGCCGCTCTCACGCGACGAGGCGGTGCTGGTGCTGGCCGGCCAATTCCCGTCCAACCTGCTGCCGTGGCAGCAACGCTGCGCGGAAACCGGTGCACGCATGGTCCACGTCCAGCGCGGGTACGAGCATTCCTCGCATGCGCACGACTGGACCAATGCGGTGCTCGCAGCACTCGATGACGACCCCGGCATCCGTATCCTCGCCCTGCCGCACGCGTACTGGCACGACGGCACCCTGCTCGACCTGGATCGCATCGCTGCATGCGCACATGCGCGCGGTGCCGCGCTGGTCCTCGACCTGAGCCAGAGCCTGGGCGCGCTGCCGACCGCGATCGAACGCTGGCGGCCGGCGTTCGTGATCAGCGTCGGCCACAAGTGGATGCTCGGCAGCTACGGGCTGGCCTACCTGTGGGCATCGCCGCACTGGCGCGAACACGGCGAGCCGCTGGAACAGACCTGGTTCGCCCGCGAACACGACGCGGCGATGGCCTCGCCGCTGCGGCCGCCGCGATATCGGCCCGGTGCACGTCGATTCGATGCCGGCGGAATCGCCCATGCGGAAAAGCTTGCGATGGCCGCCGCGGCACTGGAGCAACTGCACGCGTGGGGCATCGAGAACCTGCGCGATGCACTGCAGGCACGCACTGCCGCCTTCGATACGGTACTGCGCGAACACGGCCTGGACGACTGGATCACGCCCAACCACGCCCCGCACCTGCTCGGCCTGCGCCCGCCCGCGGAACGGCTGGATGCGGTAGCCAAGGCGCTGACCGAAGCCGGCGCGGTATTCACCCGCCGCCACGGCCAGCTGCGCATTGCCCCGCACCTGCAGGTGACGGTGGCGCAGATGCGGGAGGTTGGCGGGGTCGTTGTCGGATCGGTGCAGCAATCCTGA
- the egtB gene encoding ergothioneine biosynthesis protein EgtB, protein MPAADTEAALAERYRQVRARSTALATPLSAEDAMVQSMADASPAKWHLAHTTWFFEQFVLGARAGYRPVNADWHYLFNSYYQSVGPMHARPQRGLLTRPSLAEVLAYREEVDSRMARAFEAGDFDGPLQQAILLGTHHEQQHQELLLTDIKHALWCNPLRPAYRDDLAGTTGEATPQRWIEFDEAIHVLGAEPWPAHETFAYDNESPRHRALVPAHALASRPVSNGEYRAFIDDGGYRNPALWMSEGWARVQTEGWCAPLYWEDDLERHFTLAGMGAIDPHAPVCHLSYYEADAYARWVGARLPTEAEWESAAAALLVEGGLADDAVLQPRAASDGPGLRQMFGDVWEWTSTAYGPYPGFRPLPGSLGEYNGKFMCGQWVLRGGSCVTPRDHIRASYRNFFYPPDRWQFSGLRLARDM, encoded by the coding sequence ATGCCTGCTGCGGACACAGAAGCCGCCCTGGCCGAACGCTATCGGCAGGTGCGCGCGCGCAGCACCGCGCTGGCCACACCGCTCTCGGCCGAGGATGCGATGGTGCAGAGCATGGCGGACGCGAGTCCGGCCAAATGGCATCTCGCCCACACCACCTGGTTCTTCGAACAGTTCGTGCTCGGCGCGCGGGCCGGCTACCGGCCGGTCAACGCCGACTGGCACTATCTGTTCAACAGCTACTACCAGAGCGTCGGGCCGATGCATGCACGACCGCAACGCGGGTTGCTGACGCGGCCGTCGCTGGCCGAGGTACTCGCCTATCGCGAGGAGGTCGACTCGCGGATGGCGCGCGCGTTCGAGGCCGGCGATTTCGATGGGCCCCTGCAGCAGGCCATCCTGCTGGGCACCCATCACGAACAACAGCACCAGGAACTGCTGTTGACCGACATCAAGCATGCGCTGTGGTGCAATCCGTTGCGTCCGGCGTATCGTGACGACCTTGCCGGAACCACCGGTGAAGCCACGCCGCAACGCTGGATCGAATTCGACGAGGCCATCCATGTGCTGGGCGCCGAACCATGGCCCGCACACGAAACCTTCGCCTACGACAACGAGTCGCCGCGCCACCGTGCGCTGGTGCCGGCGCATGCGCTGGCCTCACGTCCGGTCAGCAATGGTGAGTACCGTGCCTTCATCGACGATGGCGGTTATCGCAACCCGGCCCTGTGGATGAGCGAGGGCTGGGCGCGGGTGCAGACCGAAGGCTGGTGCGCGCCGCTGTACTGGGAAGACGACCTTGAACGCCACTTCACCCTCGCCGGCATGGGTGCGATCGATCCGCACGCGCCGGTCTGCCACCTGAGCTATTACGAGGCCGATGCCTACGCGCGCTGGGTCGGCGCACGGCTGCCGACCGAGGCCGAATGGGAAAGCGCGGCCGCCGCGCTGCTGGTCGAGGGCGGCCTGGCCGACGACGCGGTGCTGCAACCGCGCGCCGCCAGCGACGGCCCCGGCCTGCGGCAGATGTTCGGCGATGTCTGGGAGTGGACCTCGACCGCCTACGGTCCGTATCCGGGCTTCCGGCCGCTGCCGGGTTCGCTCGGCGAATACAACGGCAAGTTCATGTGCGGGCAGTGGGTGTTGCGCGGCGGCAGCTGCGTGACGCCGCGCGACCACATCCGCGCGAGCTACCGCAATTTCTTCTATCCGCCCGACCGTTGGCAGTTCTCCGGCCTGCGGCTGGCGCGGGACATGTGA
- the egtD gene encoding L-histidine N(alpha)-methyltransferase: MNALAATKARLTDLHPSPDDILGDALAGLSQAPKRLSSKYFYDETGSKLFEDITRQPEYYLTRVEMALLDARLDAIADTVGPELHVVEYGSGSGRKTERLLESLHDPVAYTPIEISRTMLLASTARLAERFPAIEMLPVCADFTQPVPLPEPEAGHGVHRTLVFFPGSTLGNFTRNEAVHLLRSMRATMGAQGQALVGIDLDKDPAIIEAAYNDAAGVTAAFTHNLLVRLNREIGSDFDLDGFEHRAVYARERGRIETFLVSRRAQDVTVDGRVFHFAEGEAMNVEYSHKYTEAGFAALVAEAGLKVVRRWNDPRDWFGLRLLQPA, encoded by the coding sequence ATGAATGCACTTGCGGCCACGAAGGCCCGGCTCACCGACCTCCACCCGAGCCCGGACGACATCCTCGGCGATGCCCTCGCCGGGTTGTCGCAGGCACCGAAGCGGCTGTCATCGAAGTACTTCTACGATGAAACCGGCTCGAAGCTGTTCGAGGACATCACCCGCCAGCCCGAGTACTACCTCACGCGCGTGGAGATGGCGTTGCTCGACGCGCGACTGGACGCGATCGCCGATACGGTCGGGCCGGAGCTGCACGTGGTCGAGTACGGCAGCGGCAGCGGGCGCAAGACCGAACGCCTGCTCGAAAGCCTGCACGATCCGGTCGCCTACACCCCGATCGAGATCTCGCGCACGATGCTGCTGGCCAGCACCGCGCGGCTGGCGGAACGCTTCCCCGCGATCGAGATGCTGCCGGTCTGCGCCGACTTCACCCAGCCGGTGCCGTTGCCCGAGCCCGAGGCGGGGCATGGCGTGCACCGGACCCTGGTGTTCTTCCCCGGCTCGACCCTCGGCAACTTCACCCGTAACGAAGCCGTGCACCTGCTGCGCTCGATGCGCGCGACGATGGGCGCGCAGGGCCAGGCGCTGGTCGGCATCGATCTGGACAAGGATCCGGCGATCATCGAGGCCGCCTACAACGATGCCGCAGGCGTCACCGCCGCGTTCACCCATAACCTGCTGGTTCGACTGAACCGCGAGATCGGCAGCGACTTCGACCTCGATGGCTTCGAACATCGCGCGGTCTACGCACGCGAGCGCGGTCGCATCGAGACCTTCCTGGTCAGCCGCCGCGCGCAGGACGTGACCGTCGATGGTCGCGTGTTCCATTTCGCCGAAGGCGAGGCAATGAACGTCGAATACAGCCACAAGTACACCGAAGCCGGATTCGCCGCTCTGGTGGCCGAGGCCGGCCTGAAGGTCGTGCGCCGCTGGAACGACCCGCGCGACTGGTTCGGCCTGCGCCTGCTGCAGCCGGCCTGA
- a CDS encoding flavodoxin family protein, which translates to MAKEPEPPARYDDLRALFLNCTLKPSGLDSHTERLIEVAAGVMRKQRVKVDIVRPVDLDLAPGVQPDMTGHGFARDDWPDLCGKVMAADILVLCTPIWLGEESSVCRRVIERLYAESGKLNDKGQYVYYGRVGGCLVTGNEDGIKHCAMTVLYALQHLGYTIPPQADAGWIGEAGPGPSYGDDGVGYDNDFTQRNTTFMAWNLMHFARMLKDAGGIPAHGNQRDQWDAGCRFDHPNPEYR; encoded by the coding sequence ATGGCCAAAGAACCCGAACCGCCCGCGCGTTACGACGACCTGCGCGCATTGTTCCTCAACTGCACGCTCAAGCCCTCGGGCCTGGATTCGCACACCGAGCGACTGATCGAGGTTGCGGCCGGCGTCATGCGCAAGCAGCGCGTGAAGGTCGATATCGTCCGTCCCGTGGACCTGGACCTCGCCCCGGGCGTGCAGCCCGACATGACCGGGCACGGCTTCGCGCGTGACGATTGGCCCGATCTGTGCGGCAAGGTGATGGCGGCCGACATCCTGGTGCTGTGCACGCCGATCTGGCTCGGCGAGGAGAGCTCGGTGTGCCGGCGGGTGATCGAGCGGCTGTACGCCGAGTCCGGCAAGCTCAACGACAAGGGGCAGTACGTCTATTACGGCCGCGTCGGCGGATGCCTGGTCACCGGCAACGAGGATGGGATCAAGCACTGCGCGATGACGGTGCTGTACGCGTTGCAGCACCTGGGCTACACGATCCCGCCGCAGGCCGACGCCGGCTGGATCGGCGAGGCCGGTCCGGGGCCCTCGTACGGCGACGATGGCGTCGGTTACGACAACGACTTCACCCAGCGCAACACCACGTTCATGGCCTGGAACCTGATGCATTTCGCGCGGATGCTCAAGGACGCCGGCGGTATCCCGGCGCATGGCAACCAGCGCGACCAGTGGGACGCCGGCTGCCGTTTCGATCATCCGAACCCGGAATACCGCTGA